A genomic region of Populus nigra chromosome 11, ddPopNigr1.1, whole genome shotgun sequence contains the following coding sequences:
- the LOC133668077 gene encoding uncharacterized protein LOC133668077: MSSLQYPDGVDAPEVQIWNNAAFDNGESEDSLNLKSSWWTQSLESNGSKENLSPVCEKSSPVFVNSSNPTKPLQSNTNLVNSLGSSSLKIGVSKMVAKNEEIKNRDEKKIDMEIEEIEREIKRLSSRLEALRLEKVERNISKTIEKRGRIVAAKFMDQKQSVKIEEPLIPSSKSKINRRGVSLGPSEILSGSKSRLFCGKQDMNTPVSIQNRRKSCFWKLEEIDELKATKERGKSLSVSPRSRKNVSKIQFPKQAVTTVGSRRSVKKEDGIIASIQPKNLFKDGEKSVTNKKPLKPGRVVASRYSQIGTNQSNGNLSASEARKRSLPDNEKEDVNKRRASRGNGACQRMDSGRVKKKWEIPIEVVVYKGDNEGESPPTVSTVADVLPKIRTVRCVAETPRDSGAAKRVVDLVGKKPYFCIEEAEAGDSVCQALSFAGEDGEE, from the coding sequence ATGAGTAGTCTTCAATACCCAGATGGGGTTGATGCCCCAGAAGTTCAAATATGGAACAATGCAGCGTTTGATAATGGAGAATCAGAGGATTCTTTGAATCTTAAGTCTTCTTGGTGGACTCAAAGTCTTGAATCCAATGGAAGTAAAGAGAATCTTAGCCCAGTTTGTGAAAAATCATCTCCTGTTTTTGTCAATTCTTCAAACCCCACCAAGCCACTTCAATCAAATACCAATCTAGTTAACTCACTCGGGAGTAGTTCTTTGAAGATTGGGGTTTCTAAGATGGTGGCAAAGAATGAAGAGATCAAGAATCGTGATGAGAAAAAGATTGATATGGAGATTGAAGAGATTGAGAGAGAGATTAAGCGTTTATCTTCAAGACTTGAAGCACTTAGGCTTGAAAAGGTAGAGAGGAATATATCAAAGACTATTGAGAAGAGAGGGAGGATTGTGGCTGCAAAATTTATGGATCAGAAACAGAGTGTCAAGATTGAGGAACCGTTGATCCCAAGTTCTAAATCGAAGATTAATAGAAGAGGAGTCAGTTTAGGGCCAAGTGAGATTTTATCCGGATCCAAATCAAGGTTATTCTGTGGGAAACAAGACATGAACACTCCTGTTTCGATTCAGAATCGGCGGAAATCTTGTTTTTGGAAGCTTGAAGAGATTGATGAATTAAAGGCAActaaagagagaggaaaaagcTTGAGTGTTAGTCCAAGATCGCGAAAAAATGTGTCCAAGATTCAATTTCCTAAACAGGCTGTTACTACTGTGGGGTCTAGAAGATCAGTGAAGAAAGAAGATGGGATTATTGCTTCAATTCAGCCGAAGAATCTATTCAAAGATGGAGAAAAATCTGTTACTAATAAGAAACCCTTGAAGCCCGGACGGGTGGTGGCTAGTAGGTATAGTCAGATTGGAACAAATCAGTCTAATGGGAATCTAAGTGCTAGCGAGGCTCGAAAGAGGTCTTTGCCGGATAATGAGAAGGAAGATGTTAATAAGAGGAGGGCTTCGCGAGGAAATGGGGCGTGTCAGAGAATGGACAGTGGTAGAGTGAAGAAGAAGTGGGAGATTCCAATTGAAGTAGTGGTGTATAAGGGTGATAATGAAGGCGAATCTCCGCCGACAGTTTCTACAGTGGCTGATGTGTTGCCAAAGATTAGGACTGTCAGGTGTGTTGCCGAGACTCCTAGGGATTCAGGGGCTGCGAAAAGAGTGGTTGATTTGGTTGGGAAGAAACCATACTTTTGCATCGAGGAGGCTGAAGCAGGGGACTCTGTTTGTCAGGCTCTGAGTTTTGCAGGAGAGGATGGCGAGGAATAA
- the LOC133668244 gene encoding GDT1-like protein 4 has translation MKNMTSVAQGFTKSLAMTVVSEIGDKTFFAAAILAMRHPRRLVLSGCLAALIVMTILSAAVGWAAPNLISRAWTHHITTILFFGFGLWSLWDGFNDKGEAEELAEVEAKLDADWKANTGTAKAGSKDSDELKKQRRTFLSQFFSPILLKAFSITFFGEWGDKSQIATIGLAADENPFGVVIGGIVGQALCTTAAVIGGKSLASQISEKIAALSGGVLFIVFGIQSFLSTVE, from the coding sequence atgaaaaatatgaccTCAGTCGCCCAGGGATTCACTAAGTCGCTTGCGATGACAGTGGTATCGGAGATCGGCGATAAGACTTTTTTCGCTGCCGCGATCTTGGCCATGCGTCACCCAAGAAGACTTGTTTTGTCAGGTTGCCTAGCGGCTTTGATAGTTATGACTATCCTTTCTGCTGCTGTTGGCTGGGCTGCTCCAAATCTGATCTCTCGTGCGTGGACTCATCACATaacaacaatattgttttttggatttgggCTTTGGTCCTTGTGGGATGGATTTAATGACAAAGGGGAGGCTGAAGAATTGGCAGAAGTTGAAGCAAAATTGGATGCTgattggaaagctaacacaggAACGGCCAAAGCTGGTAGCAAGGACAGTGATGAATTGAAAAAGCAGAGGCGGACATTTCTTTCACAGTTCTTCTCACCTATACTCTTGAAAGCATTTTCCATCACATTCTTTGGTGAATGGGGTGACAAGAGCCAGATAGCCACCATTGGTTTGGCTGCTGATGAGAACCCGTTTGGTGTTGTTATAGGTGGAATTGTAGGGCAAGCACTGTGTACTACTGCCGCTGTCATCGGTGGAAAGAGCTTGGCATCTCAAATATCTGAGAAAATAGCTGCGTTGTCAGGTGgagttctttttattgtttttggaatCCAATCCTTCCTTTCAACGGTTGAGTAG
- the LOC133706159 gene encoding protein ACCELERATED CELL DEATH 6-like yields the protein MKEIMITCPACCELVDTRGWNALHFSATTIKGLAAIYYISRWIPKFDVLIYEKDNDGNTPLHLFAAFGNFPQKHLSSDWRHAKKKMCGLNKQNLSVDDILVGNFPEEKKEILESLKDVRSGPLQRPIPMMKEDDFSITERGIEAHIVVAALVATVTFAAAFTMPGGYKNEQGTAVLIKNAAFAVFVISDAIAMVLSTSALFLHFYWALLGKRGQVEEDLKQHFSDRTTNLIIYAILAMVIAFITGSYAVLAPSLWLAITTCFIGVAYIFFASAAFIVDVRSILKY from the exons ATGAAAGAGATTATGATCACTTGTCCAGCTTGTTGTGAACTAGTGGATACCAGAGGTTGGAATGCCCTTCACTTTTCTGCCACAACTATAAAAGGACTTGCTGCTATCTATTATATCTCTCGATGGATTCCTAAATTTGACGTACTTATATACGAGAAGGATAACGATGGAAACACACCATTGCATCTATTTGCTGCTTTCGGCAATTTCCCCCAGAAGCATTTGAGTAGTGATTGGAGACATGCGAAAAAGAAGATGTGTGGCCTTAACAAGCAAAACCTCAGCGTTGATGACATCTTGGTAGGAAATTTTCCTGAAGAAAAG AAAGAGATTTTGGAATCATTGAAAGATGTACGGAGTGGACCGCTTCAACGGCCCATACCTATGATGAAAGAAGATGACTTCTCTATTACTGAGAGAGGAATCGAGGCTCATATAGTTGTAGCGGCACTCGTAGCAACAGTAACATTTGCAGCTGCTTTCACCATGCCTGGCGGTTACAAAAACGAACAAGGCACTGCAGTTCTTATTAAAAATGCTGCTTTTGCAGTCTTTGTTATATCAGATGCAATAGCAATGGTTCTCTCAACTTCTGCTCTCTTCCTGCACTTTTATTGGGCACTGCTTGGAAAAAGAGGTCAAGTGGAAGAGGATTTAAAACAACACTTCTCTGATCGGACAACTAATTTAATCATATATGCCATCCTAGCTATGGTCATCGCATTCATCACAGGAAGTTATGCAGTGCTAGCTCCATCATTATGGCTTGCAATCACGACTTGTTTCATTGGTGTAGCCTACATCTTCTTTGCGTCCGCGGCATTCATAGTTGACGTACGCtccattttaaaatattga